A genome region from Nicotiana tabacum cultivar K326 chromosome 13, ASM71507v2, whole genome shotgun sequence includes the following:
- the LOC107787584 gene encoding uncharacterized protein LOC107787584 isoform X3, whose protein sequence is MSSPYPIIDNPPIDQLKVTELKEELKRRNLPIKGLKQELVRRLAEAILEEQDAAHSKSENDSDSTPVPEEEMAEPVDSENSKDDFDAGNITDKKADEKMSEVDAAENRVQSDEGKFSIEEPVGGAISTMVEKDPIDQFGDAKSSAPTEEDQIAEVSVVQTSEHVSVSVESVTALSGQDSLKYETQNESGDLKEQLENPISNSSLVEEKVSSSILESQVSEVSPVLGFQVKSDFVSTDVSISEKTELKDNVIANDVKLELDIKPEMVQLLSSSDVPDDAKLHPMDVEEPHDKKVSTEEPGKENEKYPEVSVVQTSDPVSVSIESATALSGQDSQKYEIQNESGDLKEQRENHISNSSLDEAKISSSNLETQLLSSSDVPDDAKLHPMDVEKPVSTEEPGNENDKYVDIMKTDGNGDSAEKLQLDRSPGEDSMEEDVSDGKLADSKLDSVKETDGKKEIEMDTNREVGFVASVDDARSAAHIDTNVEDDSPTVLSMKRKLHDQGTAAGSNDIVKRQRRWNSEDLKIPENKKGDAVASTTPKDFFQPSFRRSFSRSDSMAKEEPPKERVVPPSSKVPTNSLLIGNFLRPFTLKAVQELLSKTGTVTNFWMDAIKTHCFVSFSSVEEAIETRNAIYNLQWPPHVGKLLVAEFVDPQGVKDKVEAPPQSPSTHATPVTTISAAAVPSAQRQPSPRQQMQNRQLQPEKLPPPPLPEKLDPPIVTLDDLFKKTKATPRIYYLPLSDDQVAEKLKAQGKIIKQ, encoded by the exons ATGTCGTCACCGTATCCCATTATTGATAATCCGCCAATTGATCAGTTGAAGGTCACAGAGCTGAAAGAAGAGCTTAAGAGACGTAATCTGCCCATTAAGGGGTTGAAGCAAGAGTTGGTAAGGCGATTAGCTGAAGCAATCCTCGAAGAACAGGATGCTGCTCATTCTAAGTCTGAGAACGATAGTGATTCCACGCCTGTGCCAGAGGAAGAAATGGCTGAACCCGTTGATTCTGAGAATTCCAAGGATGATTTTGATGCTGGCAATATCACAGATAAGAAAGCGGATGAGAAAATGAGCGAGGTTGATGCAGCTGAAAACAGAGTGCAATCGGATGAAGGGAAATTCTCAATTGAGGAGCCGGTTGGTGGTGCTATTTCTACTATGGTTGAAAAGGATCCGATAGACCAATTTGGTGATGCGAAAAGCAGTGCTCCAACCGAAGAGGACCAGATAGCTGAAGTTAGTGTTGTGCAAACCAGTGAACATGTCAGTGTGAGTGTAGAGTCTGTCACAGCTTTAAGTGGACAGGACTCGCTAAAATATGAAACCCAGAATGAGAGTGGAGATTTAAAAGAGCAGTTGGAGAATCCCATTTCAAATTCTTCACTAGTGGAGGAAAAGGTCAGTTCATCCATTCTGGAAAGTCAGGTATCTGAGGTCAGCCCTGTTTTAGGGTTCCAAGTAAAATCTGATTTTGTTTCAACTGATGTCTCAATTAGTGAAAAAACAGAACTGAAGGATAATGTAATAGCTAATGATGTCAAGTTAGAATTAGATATTAAACCTGAGATGGTGCAGCTATTGTCGAGCAGTGATGTCCCTGATGATGCAAAATTGCATCCTATGGATGTAGAAGAACCACATGACAAGAAAGTATCTACAGAAGAACCAGGCAAGGAAAACGAGAAATATCCTGAAGTTAGTGTTGTGCAAACCAGTGATCCTGTCAGTGTGAGTATAGAGTCTGCCACAGCTTTAAGTGGACAAGACTCGCAAAAATATGAAATCCAGAATGAGAGCGGGGATCTAAAAGAGCAGCGGGAGAATCACATTTCAAATTCTTCACTGGATGAGGCAAAGATCAGTTCATCCAATCTGGAAACTCAG CTATTGTCGAGCAGTGATGTCCCTGATGATGCAAAATTGCATCCTATGGATGTAGAAAAACCAGTATCTACAGAAGAACCAGGCAACGAAAACGATAAATATGTTGATATAATGAAGACGGATGGCAATGGGGATTCTGCAGAGAAGTTGCAATTAGACCGAAGTCCTGGTGAGGATTCCATGGAGGAGGATGTTTCAGACGGTAAATTAGCTGATTCTAAGTTGGACTCAGTgaaagaaacagatggaaagaaAGAAATTGAAATGGACACGAATAGGGAGGTAGGATTTGTTGCTTCTGTGGATGATGCTAGGTCAGCTGCCCATATAGATACCAATGTTGAAGACGATAGTCCCACTGTGCTGTCTATGAAAAGAAAACTTCATG ATCAAGGAACAGCAGCTGGGAGCAATGATATTGTAAAGAGGCAGCGTAGATGGAATTCAGAAGATCTTAAAATTCCTGAGAACAAGAAAGGTGATGCTGTGGCCTCAACTACCCCCAAGGATTTTTTCCAGCCCTCTTTCAGACGTAGTTTCTCTAGATCTGATTCAATGGCCAAGGAGGAACCACCAAAAGAACGTGTGG TTCCCCCATCATCAAAAGTGCCTACTAATTCTCTCTTGATCGGAAATTTTCTGCGGCCTTTCACCTTGAAAGCGGTGCAAGAGCTACTTAGCAAGACGGGTACTGTGACAAATTTCTGGATGGACGCTATTAAAACCCACTGCTTTGTTTCT TTTTCATCTGTAGAAGAAGCTATAGAAACTCGAAATGCTATATACAATCTGCAATGGCCTCCGCATGTAGGAAAGCTACTTGTTGCTGAGTTTGTTGATCCCCAGGGAGTGAAAGATAAGGTTGAAGCACCACCTCAATCTCCTTCAACTCATGCAACTCCTGTGACCACAATCTCGGCTGCGGCCGTGCCTTCTGCCCAGCGCCAACCATCCCCAAGGCAACAGATGCAGAACAGGCAGCTTCAACCTGAGAAACTTCCACCACCTCCACTTCCTGAGAAACTCGACCCTCCAATTGTCACTCTGGATGATCTCTTTAAAAAGACAAAGGCAACACCTCGCATTTACTATTTGCCCTTGTCTGATGACCAAGTTGCAGAAA
- the LOC107787584 gene encoding uncharacterized protein LOC107787584 isoform X2 translates to MSSPYPIIDNPPIDQLKVTELKEELKRRNLPIKGLKQELVRRLAEAILEEQDAAHSKSENDSDSTPVPEEEMAEPVDSENSKDDFDAGNITDKKADEKMSEVDAAENRVQSDEGKFSIEEPVGGAISTMVEKDPIDQFGDAKSSAPTEEDQIAEVSVVQTSEHVSVSVESVTALSGQDSLKYETQNESGDLKEQLENPISNSSLVEEKVSSSILESQVSEVSPVLGFQVKSDFVSTDVSISEKTELKDNVIANDVKLELDIKPEMVQLLSSSDVPDDAKLHPMDVEEPHDKKVSTEEPGKENEKYPEVSVVQTSDPVSVSIESATALSGQDSQKYEIQNESGDLKEQRENHISNSSLDEAKISSSNLETQVSELSPILGFRVKSDSVSTDISIDEKIELKDNVIANDVKLELDVKPEMVQLLSSSDVPDDAKLHPMDVEKPVSTEEPGNENDKYVDIMKTDGNGDSAEKLQLDRSPGEDSMEEDVSDGKLADSKLDSVKETDGKKEIEMDTNREVGFVASVDDARSAAHIDTNVEDDSPTVLSMKRKLHDQGTAAGSNDIVKRQRRWNSEDLKIPENKKGDAVASTTPKDFFQPSFRRSFSRSDSMAKEEPPKERVVPPSSKVPTNSLLIGNFLRPFTLKAVQELLSKTGTVTNFWMDAIKTHCFVSFSSVEEAIETRNAIYNLQWPPHVGKLLVAEFVDPQGVKDKVEAPPQSPSTHATPVTTISAAAVPSAQRQPSPRQQMQNRQLQPEKLPPPPLPEKLDPPIVTLDDLFKKTKATPRIYYLPLSDDQVAEKLKAQGKIIKQ, encoded by the exons ATGTCGTCACCGTATCCCATTATTGATAATCCGCCAATTGATCAGTTGAAGGTCACAGAGCTGAAAGAAGAGCTTAAGAGACGTAATCTGCCCATTAAGGGGTTGAAGCAAGAGTTGGTAAGGCGATTAGCTGAAGCAATCCTCGAAGAACAGGATGCTGCTCATTCTAAGTCTGAGAACGATAGTGATTCCACGCCTGTGCCAGAGGAAGAAATGGCTGAACCCGTTGATTCTGAGAATTCCAAGGATGATTTTGATGCTGGCAATATCACAGATAAGAAAGCGGATGAGAAAATGAGCGAGGTTGATGCAGCTGAAAACAGAGTGCAATCGGATGAAGGGAAATTCTCAATTGAGGAGCCGGTTGGTGGTGCTATTTCTACTATGGTTGAAAAGGATCCGATAGACCAATTTGGTGATGCGAAAAGCAGTGCTCCAACCGAAGAGGACCAGATAGCTGAAGTTAGTGTTGTGCAAACCAGTGAACATGTCAGTGTGAGTGTAGAGTCTGTCACAGCTTTAAGTGGACAGGACTCGCTAAAATATGAAACCCAGAATGAGAGTGGAGATTTAAAAGAGCAGTTGGAGAATCCCATTTCAAATTCTTCACTAGTGGAGGAAAAGGTCAGTTCATCCATTCTGGAAAGTCAGGTATCTGAGGTCAGCCCTGTTTTAGGGTTCCAAGTAAAATCTGATTTTGTTTCAACTGATGTCTCAATTAGTGAAAAAACAGAACTGAAGGATAATGTAATAGCTAATGATGTCAAGTTAGAATTAGATATTAAACCTGAGATGGTGCAGCTATTGTCGAGCAGTGATGTCCCTGATGATGCAAAATTGCATCCTATGGATGTAGAAGAACCACATGACAAGAAAGTATCTACAGAAGAACCAGGCAAGGAAAACGAGAAATATCCTGAAGTTAGTGTTGTGCAAACCAGTGATCCTGTCAGTGTGAGTATAGAGTCTGCCACAGCTTTAAGTGGACAAGACTCGCAAAAATATGAAATCCAGAATGAGAGCGGGGATCTAAAAGAGCAGCGGGAGAATCACATTTCAAATTCTTCACTGGATGAGGCAAAGATCAGTTCATCCAATCTGGAAACTCAGGTATCTGAGCTCAGCCCTATTTTAGGGTTTCGAGTAAAATCTGATTCTGTTTCCACTGATATCTCAATTGATGAAAAAATAGAACTGAAGGATAACGTAATTGCTAATGATGTCAAGTTAGAATTAGATGTTAAACCTGAGATGGTGCAGCTATTGTCGAGCAGTGATGTCCCTGATGATGCAAAATTGCATCCTATGGATGTAGAAAAACCAGTATCTACAGAAGAACCAGGCAACGAAAACGATAAATATGTTGATATAATGAAGACGGATGGCAATGGGGATTCTGCAGAGAAGTTGCAATTAGACCGAAGTCCTGGTGAGGATTCCATGGAGGAGGATGTTTCAGACGGTAAATTAGCTGATTCTAAGTTGGACTCAGTgaaagaaacagatggaaagaaAGAAATTGAAATGGACACGAATAGGGAGGTAGGATTTGTTGCTTCTGTGGATGATGCTAGGTCAGCTGCCCATATAGATACCAATGTTGAAGACGATAGTCCCACTGTGCTGTCTATGAAAAGAAAACTTCATG ATCAAGGAACAGCAGCTGGGAGCAATGATATTGTAAAGAGGCAGCGTAGATGGAATTCAGAAGATCTTAAAATTCCTGAGAACAAGAAAGGTGATGCTGTGGCCTCAACTACCCCCAAGGATTTTTTCCAGCCCTCTTTCAGACGTAGTTTCTCTAGATCTGATTCAATGGCCAAGGAGGAACCACCAAAAGAACGTGTGG TTCCCCCATCATCAAAAGTGCCTACTAATTCTCTCTTGATCGGAAATTTTCTGCGGCCTTTCACCTTGAAAGCGGTGCAAGAGCTACTTAGCAAGACGGGTACTGTGACAAATTTCTGGATGGACGCTATTAAAACCCACTGCTTTGTTTCT TTTTCATCTGTAGAAGAAGCTATAGAAACTCGAAATGCTATATACAATCTGCAATGGCCTCCGCATGTAGGAAAGCTACTTGTTGCTGAGTTTGTTGATCCCCAGGGAGTGAAAGATAAGGTTGAAGCACCACCTCAATCTCCTTCAACTCATGCAACTCCTGTGACCACAATCTCGGCTGCGGCCGTGCCTTCTGCCCAGCGCCAACCATCCCCAAGGCAACAGATGCAGAACAGGCAGCTTCAACCTGAGAAACTTCCACCACCTCCACTTCCTGAGAAACTCGACCCTCCAATTGTCACTCTGGATGATCTCTTTAAAAAGACAAAGGCAACACCTCGCATTTACTATTTGCCCTTGTCTGATGACCAAGTTGCAGAAA
- the LOC107787584 gene encoding uncharacterized protein LOC107787584 isoform X4, protein MSSPYPIIDNPPIDQLKVTELKEELKRRNLPIKGLKQELVRRLAEAILEEQDAAHSKSENDSDSTPVPEEEMAEPVDSENSKDDFDAGNITDKKADEKMSEVDAAENRVQSDEGKFSIEEPVGGAISTMVEKDPIDQFGDAKSSAPTEEDQIAEVSVVQTSEHVSVSVESVTALSGQDSLKYETQNESGDLKEQLENPISNSSLVEEKLLSSSDVPDDAKLHPMDVEEPHDKKVSTEEPGKENEKYPEVSVVQTSDPVSVSIESATALSGQDSQKYEIQNESGDLKEQRENHISNSSLDEAKISSSNLETQVSELSPILGFRVKSDSVSTDISIDEKIELKDNVIANDVKLELDVKPEMVQLLSSSDVPDDAKLHPMDVEKPVSTEEPGNENDKYVDIMKTDGNGDSAEKLQLDRSPGEDSMEEDVSDGKLADSKLDSVKETDGKKEIEMDTNREVGFVASVDDARSAAHIDTNVEDDSPTVLSMKRKLHDQGTAAGSNDIVKRQRRWNSEDLKIPENKKGDAVASTTPKDFFQPSFRRSFSRSDSMAKEEPPKERVVPPSSKVPTNSLLIGNFLRPFTLKAVQELLSKTGTVTNFWMDAIKTHCFVSFSSVEEAIETRNAIYNLQWPPHVGKLLVAEFVDPQGVKDKVEAPPQSPSTHATPVTTISAAAVPSAQRQPSPRQQMQNRQLQPEKLPPPPLPEKLDPPIVTLDDLFKKTKATPRIYYLPLSDDQVAEKLKAQGKIIKQ, encoded by the exons ATGTCGTCACCGTATCCCATTATTGATAATCCGCCAATTGATCAGTTGAAGGTCACAGAGCTGAAAGAAGAGCTTAAGAGACGTAATCTGCCCATTAAGGGGTTGAAGCAAGAGTTGGTAAGGCGATTAGCTGAAGCAATCCTCGAAGAACAGGATGCTGCTCATTCTAAGTCTGAGAACGATAGTGATTCCACGCCTGTGCCAGAGGAAGAAATGGCTGAACCCGTTGATTCTGAGAATTCCAAGGATGATTTTGATGCTGGCAATATCACAGATAAGAAAGCGGATGAGAAAATGAGCGAGGTTGATGCAGCTGAAAACAGAGTGCAATCGGATGAAGGGAAATTCTCAATTGAGGAGCCGGTTGGTGGTGCTATTTCTACTATGGTTGAAAAGGATCCGATAGACCAATTTGGTGATGCGAAAAGCAGTGCTCCAACCGAAGAGGACCAGATAGCTGAAGTTAGTGTTGTGCAAACCAGTGAACATGTCAGTGTGAGTGTAGAGTCTGTCACAGCTTTAAGTGGACAGGACTCGCTAAAATATGAAACCCAGAATGAGAGTGGAGATTTAAAAGAGCAGTTGGAGAATCCCATTTCAAATTCTTCACTAGTGGAGGAAAAG CTATTGTCGAGCAGTGATGTCCCTGATGATGCAAAATTGCATCCTATGGATGTAGAAGAACCACATGACAAGAAAGTATCTACAGAAGAACCAGGCAAGGAAAACGAGAAATATCCTGAAGTTAGTGTTGTGCAAACCAGTGATCCTGTCAGTGTGAGTATAGAGTCTGCCACAGCTTTAAGTGGACAAGACTCGCAAAAATATGAAATCCAGAATGAGAGCGGGGATCTAAAAGAGCAGCGGGAGAATCACATTTCAAATTCTTCACTGGATGAGGCAAAGATCAGTTCATCCAATCTGGAAACTCAGGTATCTGAGCTCAGCCCTATTTTAGGGTTTCGAGTAAAATCTGATTCTGTTTCCACTGATATCTCAATTGATGAAAAAATAGAACTGAAGGATAACGTAATTGCTAATGATGTCAAGTTAGAATTAGATGTTAAACCTGAGATGGTGCAGCTATTGTCGAGCAGTGATGTCCCTGATGATGCAAAATTGCATCCTATGGATGTAGAAAAACCAGTATCTACAGAAGAACCAGGCAACGAAAACGATAAATATGTTGATATAATGAAGACGGATGGCAATGGGGATTCTGCAGAGAAGTTGCAATTAGACCGAAGTCCTGGTGAGGATTCCATGGAGGAGGATGTTTCAGACGGTAAATTAGCTGATTCTAAGTTGGACTCAGTgaaagaaacagatggaaagaaAGAAATTGAAATGGACACGAATAGGGAGGTAGGATTTGTTGCTTCTGTGGATGATGCTAGGTCAGCTGCCCATATAGATACCAATGTTGAAGACGATAGTCCCACTGTGCTGTCTATGAAAAGAAAACTTCATG ATCAAGGAACAGCAGCTGGGAGCAATGATATTGTAAAGAGGCAGCGTAGATGGAATTCAGAAGATCTTAAAATTCCTGAGAACAAGAAAGGTGATGCTGTGGCCTCAACTACCCCCAAGGATTTTTTCCAGCCCTCTTTCAGACGTAGTTTCTCTAGATCTGATTCAATGGCCAAGGAGGAACCACCAAAAGAACGTGTGG TTCCCCCATCATCAAAAGTGCCTACTAATTCTCTCTTGATCGGAAATTTTCTGCGGCCTTTCACCTTGAAAGCGGTGCAAGAGCTACTTAGCAAGACGGGTACTGTGACAAATTTCTGGATGGACGCTATTAAAACCCACTGCTTTGTTTCT TTTTCATCTGTAGAAGAAGCTATAGAAACTCGAAATGCTATATACAATCTGCAATGGCCTCCGCATGTAGGAAAGCTACTTGTTGCTGAGTTTGTTGATCCCCAGGGAGTGAAAGATAAGGTTGAAGCACCACCTCAATCTCCTTCAACTCATGCAACTCCTGTGACCACAATCTCGGCTGCGGCCGTGCCTTCTGCCCAGCGCCAACCATCCCCAAGGCAACAGATGCAGAACAGGCAGCTTCAACCTGAGAAACTTCCACCACCTCCACTTCCTGAGAAACTCGACCCTCCAATTGTCACTCTGGATGATCTCTTTAAAAAGACAAAGGCAACACCTCGCATTTACTATTTGCCCTTGTCTGATGACCAAGTTGCAGAAA
- the LOC142168285 gene encoding uncharacterized protein LOC142168285, translating into MEEDADGLLLRHNDALAISLNVLDFKIKRVLVGLGSSSNIIRWRVLEQAKLTGSIIPALKLLVGFNLASVTTRGEILLSTNAEGVMKMTLFEVVDGDMGYNIILRRPWLHEMKVVPSTYHKPLKFPTLEGIKQIRGDQPTTRERNVISVSISKGNEHAA; encoded by the coding sequence ATGGAGGAAGACGCAGATGGACTCCTACTACGGCACAACGATGCCCTAGCAATTtctcttaatgttttagattttaaaattaaacgtgttttggtggGCCTAGGAAGTTCATCTAATATTATCCGATGGAGAGTGCTGGAACAAGCCAAGCTGACCGGAAGTATCATTCCGGCACTAAAGCTCCTCGTCGGGTTCAATTTAgcaagcgtgacaacccgagGGGAGATTCTGCTGTCTACGAATGCCGAAGGGGTAATGAAGATGACCCTTTTTGAAGTAGTAGATGGCGATATGGGCTACAATATTATTCTTCGGAGACCATGGCTACACGAGATGAAGGTTGTGCCGTCAACATACCATAAACCTTTGAAATTCCCAACTTTGGAGGGAATTAAACAgataagaggagatcaaccgACGACAAGGGAGAGGAACGTGATCTCAGTTTCCATTAGTAAAGGGAACGAGCatgcggcatag